Proteins co-encoded in one Acidithiobacillus caldus ATCC 51756 genomic window:
- a CDS encoding efflux RND transporter periplasmic adaptor subunit has product MTQPRHRYLQRFATTLVLAPWLALSLPNTAAAEVSAKVQLQDVAVHELHEDLRAYGTVEFDPQGAQTLSLQAEALIQQVLVAPGQEVRKGEGLLRLNPSSNDRQMLEQARINLRFAEEDLHRTESLLSRQLATNAQLATARQNRDKAAADYHALATRLAPLQGGVLRAPGNGVITQVFAKAGDLVPAGQALIQLQKGRQMRVVLGIEAEDLARVHVGDDVRVQSLERGSAVIAGKIRQIYAQVDPRTHLAQAVVSLPADSPFLPGSMVSAQIRLRSLRMPAVPDSAVLTDKGRPYAFIAVHGRAQRRWLELGPRDGHWQGIRSGLQVGEAVVTLGNYELHEHMLLRTDGQP; this is encoded by the coding sequence ATGACCCAGCCTCGCCATCGCTACCTGCAACGCTTTGCCACGACCCTAGTACTCGCACCCTGGCTTGCCCTTAGCCTTCCCAACACGGCAGCGGCGGAAGTCTCCGCCAAAGTCCAGCTCCAGGATGTTGCGGTCCACGAGCTACATGAGGATCTGCGCGCCTACGGCACAGTGGAATTCGATCCCCAGGGAGCCCAGACCCTGAGCCTGCAGGCGGAAGCCCTCATCCAGCAGGTTCTGGTGGCCCCTGGGCAAGAGGTGCGCAAAGGCGAGGGCCTGCTGCGCTTGAATCCGTCCAGTAACGATCGGCAAATGCTGGAACAGGCCCGAATCAATCTGCGCTTTGCCGAAGAAGATCTGCACCGCACCGAATCCCTACTCTCCCGACAACTGGCCACCAACGCCCAGCTGGCCACCGCCCGGCAAAACCGCGACAAGGCAGCGGCGGACTACCACGCCCTGGCCACGCGCCTGGCGCCCCTGCAGGGCGGGGTACTGCGTGCCCCGGGCAATGGCGTCATCACCCAGGTCTTTGCCAAGGCCGGCGATCTCGTTCCTGCCGGGCAGGCCCTGATCCAGCTGCAAAAAGGTCGGCAGATGCGGGTGGTGCTGGGCATCGAAGCCGAAGATCTTGCCCGGGTGCACGTTGGCGACGATGTGCGGGTGCAGAGTCTAGAGCGGGGTAGTGCCGTGATCGCGGGCAAGATCCGCCAGATATACGCGCAGGTGGATCCACGCACCCACCTGGCCCAAGCTGTGGTGAGTCTGCCCGCAGATAGCCCCTTCCTGCCCGGCAGCATGGTATCGGCGCAGATCCGCCTGCGCTCCCTGCGCATGCCGGCCGTGCCGGATAGCGCCGTCCTCACCGACAAGGGGCGGCCATACGCCTTCATCGCCGTACACGGCCGGGCCCAGCGGCGCTGGCTCGAGCTTGGCCCTCGGGACGGTCACTGGCAAGGGATACGCAGCGGTCTCCAGGTCGGTGAGGCCGTCGTCACGCTCGGCAATTACGAGCTGCACGAGCACATGTTGCTGCGCACGGATGGCCAGCCATGA
- a CDS encoding TolC family protein — protein MPPRFDYHRLRSRPIGRDTGITATLAPTAAPRRLRIGGLFPVLLLALGLGGCAHYTALPLAKAPPSDASLHRELAQALPQLPLKTQGIDFAAPLSGEAIAQIAVLLNPDLRALRKEKGLAEAQVFQAGLLPDPQISLAADFPSNGNGQLFTAYNLSLNWSIGSLFTRPLDLRAARANARSVRYDVAWREWLVAGQARLQARSLYYLERQEAIARDAAQLTGKVWRQSEAELARGDLDLATAALRRAAYVDSEDRALALARQVTKARAQLLQTLGLPPDAHLQLAPPRLRETIPATEMLDRLALRHRLDLAALRAGYSAQDARLRRAILGQYPGLSIGLTRAADTSNVQTWGPNVSLTLPLFNANRGVIAEAEATRAKLHADYTARLFQTRADIHALVADLQRLRREIQLLREQVPALQAEAQRLDAALNEGNVTLLDYETLRGQALSKSLQLAALEQSFAEQEVALELAVGSPWSTWKTP, from the coding sequence ATGCCCCCTAGATTCGACTACCACCGTCTTAGGTCGCGACCGATTGGGCGCGATACGGGCATTACCGCCACCCTGGCGCCAACCGCAGCCCCCCGGCGGCTTCGGATCGGCGGTCTTTTCCCCGTGCTGCTCCTGGCCCTTGGCCTCGGCGGCTGTGCCCACTACACCGCCCTGCCCCTGGCCAAGGCCCCGCCCAGCGATGCCAGCCTGCACCGCGAACTGGCACAGGCCCTTCCGCAATTGCCCCTGAAGACCCAGGGTATCGACTTTGCCGCACCCCTGAGCGGTGAGGCGATCGCCCAGATTGCCGTACTCCTCAACCCGGACCTGCGCGCCTTGCGCAAGGAAAAGGGCCTGGCAGAGGCGCAGGTCTTTCAGGCCGGACTCCTGCCCGATCCGCAGATCTCCCTGGCCGCAGACTTCCCCAGCAATGGCAACGGACAGCTCTTTACCGCCTACAACCTGAGCCTCAACTGGAGCATCGGCAGTCTCTTCACCCGCCCTCTGGATCTGCGGGCGGCGCGCGCCAACGCCCGCTCGGTGCGGTACGATGTGGCCTGGCGCGAGTGGCTCGTGGCAGGACAAGCGCGTCTTCAGGCCCGCAGCCTGTACTACCTGGAACGGCAAGAGGCCATCGCCCGGGATGCTGCACAACTGACCGGCAAGGTCTGGCGGCAGAGTGAGGCGGAGCTCGCGCGCGGAGATCTGGATCTGGCCACGGCGGCCCTGCGGCGCGCTGCTTACGTCGATAGCGAGGACCGCGCCCTGGCCTTGGCCCGGCAGGTGACCAAGGCACGCGCCCAACTCCTGCAAACGCTGGGGCTACCACCCGACGCGCACTTGCAGCTCGCTCCCCCGCGATTGCGGGAGACGATTCCCGCCACCGAAATGCTGGATCGTCTGGCCCTGCGCCACCGCCTAGACCTCGCTGCCCTGCGCGCTGGCTACAGCGCCCAGGATGCGCGCCTGCGCCGCGCCATTCTTGGCCAGTATCCGGGACTGTCCATCGGCCTGACCCGTGCCGCCGATACCTCCAACGTCCAGACCTGGGGACCCAACGTGAGCCTCACGCTGCCGCTTTTCAATGCTAACCGGGGCGTCATCGCCGAGGCCGAAGCCACCCGGGCAAAGCTCCACGCGGACTACACGGCGCGCCTATTCCAGACCCGCGCCGACATCCACGCCCTGGTCGCCGATCTACAACGCCTGCGTCGGGAAATCCAGTTGCTGCGCGAGCAGGTTCCGGCCCTGCAGGCAGAAGCCCAGCGCCTGGACGCCGCCCTCAACGAAGGTAACGTCACCCTCCTCGATTACGAAACCCTGCGCGGTCAGGCCCTGAGCAAATCCCTGCAGCTGGCAGCCCTGGAGCAGAGCTTTGCCGAGCAGGAAGTTGCCCTGGAGCTTGCCGTCGGTTCTCCCTGGTCCACCTGGAAAACGCCATGA
- a CDS encoding ATP-binding protein, whose amino-acid sequence MSTKTGRDALRSGDFSLRRRLSWALVVWILGAGVLAAVASYLLAYRDAQEMQDNVLAQTARYVSLAAAASPSPERLYGDIDRDNRLLVERLGDPNSPHPLPASLGPGFHTLKLGERHWRVFVRPNPEGVGLAVLQPTQLRAEAAEDGAERTLWPFLILLPFLVLVSWLLVDRALAPLREMADYLERQPAEAPLHWPQRRVPAELRPFLDAISHLLQRIGELRQRERRFVADAAHQLRTPLAALSLQLDNARNAQAIGLCRQRLEQVDKGLERARHLLDQLLSLERQESRATIWQHFALEPFLHRLLAERGPIAEARRIDLGLAAPAGLSLDADPIALETLLANALDNALQYGPPMSQVTLRVVESDTALEFVVEDEGPGIPGPLRQRVFDPFFRLPESPGEGSGLGLAIIRAAAARLGGTIELADGAQGRGLRLIYRHPRGTAPAVETRHAP is encoded by the coding sequence GTGAGCACCAAAACCGGACGTGACGCTTTGCGTTCCGGCGATTTCTCCCTGCGCCGCCGCCTGTCCTGGGCCCTCGTCGTCTGGATTTTAGGGGCTGGTGTCCTTGCGGCCGTTGCCTCCTATCTGCTCGCCTATCGCGACGCCCAGGAGATGCAGGATAATGTCCTGGCACAGACGGCGCGCTACGTTTCCCTGGCCGCCGCCGCCAGCCCGAGTCCGGAGCGCCTCTACGGCGATATCGATCGGGACAATCGCCTCCTGGTGGAACGCCTGGGCGACCCGAACTCGCCCCACCCCCTGCCCGCATCCCTGGGCCCGGGTTTTCATACCCTGAAACTCGGCGAGCGCCACTGGCGGGTTTTCGTCCGGCCAAATCCCGAAGGAGTGGGTCTCGCGGTCCTGCAGCCGACCCAGCTGCGGGCCGAAGCGGCCGAAGATGGCGCCGAGCGCACGCTCTGGCCCTTCCTCATCCTCCTGCCCTTTCTGGTGCTGGTGTCCTGGCTGCTGGTGGATCGCGCCCTGGCGCCGCTGCGGGAGATGGCCGACTACCTCGAGCGCCAGCCGGCGGAAGCACCGCTACACTGGCCACAACGGCGGGTGCCGGCGGAGCTGCGACCTTTTCTCGATGCCATCTCCCACCTTTTGCAGCGCATCGGCGAACTGCGCCAGCGCGAACGCCGCTTTGTCGCCGATGCTGCCCACCAGCTGCGCACCCCTTTGGCGGCCCTGTCCCTACAGTTGGACAACGCCCGCAATGCCCAAGCTATTGGCCTCTGCCGTCAGCGCCTGGAGCAGGTGGATAAGGGGCTGGAGCGCGCCCGCCACCTGCTCGATCAATTGCTGAGTCTCGAGCGGCAGGAATCGCGGGCCACGATCTGGCAGCACTTTGCCCTGGAGCCCTTCCTGCACCGATTGCTTGCCGAGCGCGGACCCATTGCCGAAGCCCGCCGCATTGACCTTGGCCTCGCGGCACCGGCTGGCCTCTCATTAGACGCCGATCCCATCGCCCTGGAAACCTTGCTGGCCAATGCCCTGGACAATGCCCTGCAATACGGTCCGCCGATGAGCCAGGTTACCTTGCGCGTCGTCGAGTCGGACACGGCCCTGGAGTTCGTGGTGGAAGACGAAGGCCCCGGGATTCCCGGGCCGCTGCGCCAGCGGGTCTTCGATCCCTTTTTCCGCCTGCCGGAGAGTCCGGGCGAGGGCAGCGGCCTCGGCCTTGCCATCATCCGAGCTGCCGCCGCACGCCTGGGCGGCACCATCGAACTGGCCGATGGTGCCCAGGGACGCGGCCTGCGCCTCATTTACCGTCATCCCAGGGGAACCGCCCCGGCAGTGGAGACCCGCCATGCCCCCTAG
- a CDS encoding response regulator: MRLLLIEDDVMLGEALVIALREGGHAVDWLRSARTARTALNPPEHEVLLLDLGLPDGEGLDLLRELRERGSSLPVIILSARDALETRIEGLDSGADDYLVKPFASSELLARLRVLQRRQGGSGQAILSNGKIHMDPASFEAWREGQEEQRQRLGQREFALLSTLLSRPGVIFSRQELETRLYPWGEEVESNSIDFLIHSLRRKLGSDAIQNIRGAGWLVERRG, from the coding sequence GTGCGGCTTCTGCTGATCGAGGACGACGTCATGCTGGGTGAGGCCCTGGTCATTGCCCTGCGCGAAGGCGGTCATGCCGTCGACTGGCTGCGCAGCGCCAGGACGGCGCGCACCGCCCTGAACCCCCCGGAACACGAGGTTCTGTTGCTGGATCTGGGCCTTCCCGATGGGGAGGGCCTGGACCTCTTGCGGGAACTGCGCGAGCGCGGTAGCTCCCTGCCCGTCATCATCTTGAGCGCCCGCGATGCCCTGGAAACCCGCATCGAGGGTCTGGACAGCGGTGCCGACGACTACCTCGTAAAACCCTTCGCCAGCAGCGAGCTACTAGCGCGCCTGCGCGTGCTGCAGCGGCGCCAGGGCGGCAGCGGTCAGGCCATCCTCAGCAACGGCAAGATCCATATGGATCCGGCGAGCTTCGAAGCCTGGCGGGAGGGGCAAGAGGAGCAACGACAGCGCCTCGGCCAGCGGGAATTTGCCCTACTCTCCACCTTACTGTCCCGCCCCGGCGTCATCTTCAGCCGTCAAGAGCTGGAGACGCGCCTCTACCCCTGGGGGGAAGAGGTGGAGAGCAACAGCATAGACTTTCTCATCCACAGCCTGCGGCGCAAACTGGGTAGCGATGCCATCCAGAACATCCGCGGTGCCGGCTGGCTGGTGGAGCGGCGCGGGTGA
- a CDS encoding PepSY domain-containing protein, producing the protein MKKALVVGVVLAGLVVSGTAMAFKGEQFSKEAKVSLEQAKATALKTFPGQIEDVELEKEAGGSGLRYSFDIRNGKVVHEVGVDAITGKLLENSVDDGKD; encoded by the coding sequence ATGAAAAAAGCGCTTGTTGTTGGTGTCGTCCTCGCCGGCCTCGTGGTCAGTGGTACCGCCATGGCCTTCAAGGGCGAGCAATTCAGCAAGGAGGCCAAGGTCTCGCTGGAGCAGGCCAAGGCCACCGCCCTGAAGACCTTCCCGGGCCAGATCGAAGATGTGGAGCTGGAGAAGGAGGCGGGTGGCAGTGGCTTGCGCTACTCTTTTGACATCCGCAACGGTAAAGTCGTGCACGAGGTGGGGGTGGATGCCATAACTGGCAAGCTCCTCGAGAACTCCGTGGACGACGGCAAGGACTGA
- a CDS encoding ribose-phosphate pyrophosphokinase has product MSHGNLMVFSGNANPRLATQVARFLQIPLGRADVSTFSDGEVFVEILENVRGRDVFAIQPTCAPTNDHLMELLTLIDAFKRASANRITAVIPYYGYARQDRKSRSRTAITAKLVADLIARAGANRVLTMDLHADQIQGFFDVPVDNIYASPILLGDIWRQNYPDLMVVSPDVGGVVRARAIAKRLEVDLAIIDKRRPRPNESVVMNIIGDVRGRSCVLVDDMVDTANTLCEAAHALKERGALRVSAYCTHPVLSGSATARIAASDLDELVVTDTIPLREDAANCSKIRVLSVAELLAETIRRIAEEDSVSSLFMD; this is encoded by the coding sequence ATGTCCCACGGTAATCTCATGGTCTTCAGCGGGAACGCCAATCCCCGCCTCGCGACCCAGGTGGCGCGCTTCCTGCAAATTCCCCTGGGTCGGGCCGACGTCAGCACCTTCAGCGATGGCGAGGTCTTCGTCGAGATTCTCGAAAACGTCCGTGGACGCGATGTCTTCGCCATTCAGCCCACCTGCGCGCCCACCAACGACCACCTCATGGAACTGCTGACCCTGATCGACGCGTTCAAACGCGCTTCCGCCAATCGCATCACGGCGGTGATCCCCTACTATGGCTACGCGCGACAGGACCGCAAGTCCCGCTCCCGCACCGCCATCACGGCCAAGCTGGTGGCCGATCTCATCGCCCGCGCCGGGGCCAATCGCGTCCTCACCATGGATCTGCACGCCGACCAGATCCAGGGGTTCTTCGATGTGCCCGTGGATAACATCTACGCCTCGCCCATTCTCCTGGGCGATATCTGGCGCCAGAATTATCCCGACCTCATGGTGGTTTCGCCGGACGTCGGCGGCGTGGTGCGGGCGCGCGCCATCGCCAAGCGTCTGGAGGTGGATCTCGCCATCATCGACAAGCGCCGTCCCCGGCCCAATGAGTCCGTGGTCATGAACATCATCGGCGATGTCCGCGGGCGCAGTTGCGTACTCGTGGACGATATGGTCGACACCGCCAACACCCTCTGCGAGGCCGCCCACGCCCTCAAGGAACGGGGCGCCCTGCGCGTCTCCGCCTATTGTACCCATCCCGTCCTTTCCGGCTCTGCCACCGCCCGCATCGCCGCCTCGGATCTGGACGAGCTCGTCGTCACCGACACCATCCCGCTGCGGGAAGACGCCGCCAACTGCAGCAAGATCCGGGTCCTGTCCGTTGCGGAGCTTTTGGCCGAAACCATCCGCCGCATCGCCGAAGAAGACTCCGTCAGCTCCCTGTTCATGGACTGA
- the ispE gene encoding 4-(cytidine 5'-diphospho)-2-C-methyl-D-erythritol kinase codes for MSGDTFPAPAKINRMLRVVGRREDGYHLLQTVFQYLDLADTLQFRSLPAGQFRRFPKIAQVPEEQDLCLRAARLLAEETGCREGVAITLDKTLPMGGGLGGGSSDAATTLLVLNRLWGCGLKRPDLMELGLRLGADVPVFLFGRSAWAEGIGERLQALPELSEPRFFLIHPGVSVHTAAVFQHPRLTRRHPPITISAFLAEAPTNTLEALVRQLYPAVDECLRWMSAAGLHEPMLTGSGACCFGQLGGTVEPEALQAELPSGWRAWVVQGRNIHPLQHLVED; via the coding sequence GTGAGCGGCGATACCTTCCCCGCCCCCGCCAAGATCAACCGCATGCTGCGGGTGGTGGGCCGACGCGAAGACGGCTACCACCTGCTGCAAACGGTTTTTCAGTATCTGGATCTGGCCGATACCCTGCAATTCCGCTCCCTTCCTGCCGGGCAGTTTCGCCGTTTCCCCAAGATCGCCCAGGTCCCCGAGGAGCAGGATCTCTGTCTGCGCGCCGCTCGCCTGCTCGCAGAGGAAACGGGCTGCCGTGAAGGCGTTGCCATCACCCTGGACAAGACGCTGCCCATGGGCGGTGGTCTGGGTGGAGGATCTTCCGATGCCGCCACCACGCTGCTCGTCCTCAACCGGCTCTGGGGCTGTGGATTGAAGCGCCCGGACCTCATGGAGCTCGGTCTACGCCTCGGTGCGGACGTGCCCGTATTCCTCTTTGGCCGCAGCGCCTGGGCCGAGGGCATCGGTGAGCGCCTACAGGCCCTTCCAGAGCTTTCCGAACCGCGCTTTTTCCTCATCCATCCGGGCGTCTCCGTGCACACGGCCGCCGTGTTCCAGCACCCTCGATTGACACGTCGACACCCCCCCATCACAATATCGGCGTTCTTGGCCGAGGCCCCGACCAATACCCTCGAGGCACTGGTACGGCAGTTGTATCCGGCGGTGGACGAATGCCTGCGCTGGATGTCGGCGGCGGGTCTTCATGAGCCCATGCTAACGGGCAGTGGTGCATGCTGTTTCGGCCAACTTGGTGGCACGGTGGAGCCGGAAGCTCTCCAAGCCGAGTTACCGTCGGGCTGGCGGGCGTGGGTGGTTCAGGGCCGCAATATCCACCCGCTGCAGCACCTGGTCGAGGATTGA
- the lolB gene encoding lipoprotein insertase outer membrane protein LolB, with protein MRHYRTLLLALFLPLLLDACASLTPPKVEPTLTLPSEERTQVLQSLKEWQASGSASIQTPQGSESFSYRWRQSPSHQELSIYDPLGRTVARLTASPDGAELQTIDGKREKAESLEVLLDDVLHVQLPARELPLWMLGLTNGASAVHRDAQGLPETLSRGAWDIHYLRYAAVGGLQMPSLLQADGPDGVRLRLAVTRWQLGADS; from the coding sequence GTGAGGCACTACCGCACTCTGCTGCTGGCGCTCTTCCTGCCGCTCCTATTGGATGCCTGCGCCAGTCTGACGCCGCCAAAGGTCGAACCCACCCTGACCCTGCCCAGCGAAGAGCGCACCCAGGTCTTGCAGAGCCTCAAGGAGTGGCAGGCGAGCGGCTCGGCCTCGATCCAGACGCCCCAGGGCAGCGAGAGCTTCTCCTATCGCTGGCGGCAAAGTCCATCCCACCAGGAACTCTCCATCTACGATCCCCTGGGGCGCACCGTTGCCCGTCTGACGGCCAGCCCGGACGGTGCCGAACTGCAGACCATCGACGGCAAACGGGAAAAGGCGGAGAGTCTGGAGGTCCTCCTCGACGACGTTCTGCACGTGCAGCTGCCGGCCCGGGAACTACCCCTGTGGATGTTGGGCCTTACCAACGGCGCCAGTGCCGTGCACCGCGATGCCCAGGGCCTGCCCGAAACTCTGAGCCGGGGCGCCTGGGACATTCATTACCTGCGCTATGCGGCCGTGGGTGGATTACAGATGCCGAGCCTGCTGCAGGCCGACGGACCGGACGGTGTGCGCCTGCGCCTGGCGGTGACCCGCTGGCAATTGGGAGCCGACTCGTGA
- a CDS encoding tetratricopeptide repeat protein yields MGKGWWTLTLGLALLLPLSGCAATPPPALGGETLYYLLTAEFATTQGVAEVALPAWQKAVELAPQANVLAAATKAATRFGDRSDALRWARLWRETAPDDPEAARFEAALLLAEGEDQKAIALLQATLARFPEDATVTEQLAALLAEHGRRGDAERLLQDFVQHHPDSASAYFNLGRVYLTENRPQEAITALRRASTLQPDDGHIAIALAEALRQQQGPTAALQSIQAFTAHHPGDLDAQRYLAALYLQVGGQEQAMRVLQKLTRDDSENPELWVSLGAVALQNSQWKVAQNALERARELAPQSPIPLYYLGLLAEAQARWNTALQYFQRIQDSALALELRLHIAQAEYRLGRREKALADLDSLAREHPDNTQIALFQAQLLADSGARAAARKVLQGALAKHPEDAGLWFEAGVQAELAKDYPAMEQAMTEVIRLKPDDAAAYNFLGYSLLERNQHLERAATLLQKALQLSPKDPAILDSVGWLFHRQGKDKEALPYLQEAWRQLHPDAEVGEHLGRVLWDLGRKTEARAIWREALRAHPDNATLKRALHQ; encoded by the coding sequence ATGGGTAAGGGCTGGTGGACGCTGACGTTGGGACTGGCGCTGCTCCTCCCCCTCTCCGGATGTGCCGCCACCCCACCGCCAGCACTTGGGGGCGAGACCCTCTACTACCTTCTGACGGCGGAGTTCGCGACTACCCAGGGAGTTGCGGAGGTCGCCCTGCCAGCCTGGCAGAAGGCCGTCGAGCTTGCTCCACAAGCCAATGTCCTCGCCGCTGCTACCAAGGCGGCGACACGTTTTGGCGACCGTTCCGACGCCCTGCGCTGGGCACGCTTGTGGCGCGAAACGGCGCCGGACGATCCCGAGGCTGCCCGCTTCGAGGCGGCGCTCCTGCTAGCAGAGGGAGAGGATCAGAAAGCCATCGCCTTGTTGCAGGCCACCCTCGCTCGCTTCCCCGAGGACGCCACGGTGACCGAGCAACTGGCCGCCTTGCTCGCGGAGCACGGCCGCCGTGGTGACGCCGAACGGCTGCTACAGGACTTCGTCCAGCATCACCCGGACTCGGCCAGCGCGTACTTCAACCTCGGCCGGGTCTACCTCACCGAGAATCGTCCCCAGGAAGCCATCACCGCCCTGCGCCGCGCCAGCACGCTGCAACCCGATGATGGGCACATCGCCATCGCTCTGGCCGAGGCCCTGCGCCAGCAGCAGGGTCCAACGGCGGCCCTGCAGAGTATCCAGGCCTTCACGGCGCATCATCCCGGCGATCTCGATGCCCAACGCTACCTGGCTGCCCTGTATCTGCAGGTAGGGGGGCAGGAACAGGCCATGCGCGTCCTGCAAAAACTGACGCGCGACGATTCGGAAAATCCGGAACTCTGGGTTTCCCTGGGTGCCGTTGCCCTGCAGAACTCCCAATGGAAGGTGGCCCAGAACGCCCTCGAGCGTGCCCGCGAGCTTGCCCCCCAGTCCCCCATCCCTCTGTATTATCTTGGACTTCTAGCGGAGGCCCAGGCACGCTGGAACACCGCACTGCAATATTTCCAAAGGATCCAGGATTCTGCCCTAGCGCTGGAACTGCGCCTGCATATCGCCCAGGCCGAGTACCGGCTGGGACGGCGGGAAAAAGCCCTGGCGGATCTGGACAGCCTCGCCCGAGAACATCCGGACAATACCCAGATCGCGCTTTTTCAGGCCCAGCTGCTGGCCGATTCGGGGGCCCGCGCTGCCGCCCGCAAAGTCCTGCAGGGGGCGTTGGCCAAGCACCCCGAGGACGCCGGGCTGTGGTTCGAGGCGGGCGTTCAGGCCGAACTCGCCAAGGATTATCCCGCCATGGAGCAGGCCATGACGGAGGTCATCCGCCTTAAACCGGACGATGCCGCTGCCTACAATTTTCTGGGCTACAGCCTGCTGGAGCGGAACCAGCACCTGGAGCGTGCCGCGACCCTGCTCCAAAAAGCGCTGCAGCTCTCGCCCAAGGATCCGGCCATACTGGATAGCGTCGGCTGGCTCTTCCACCGGCAGGGAAAGGACAAGGAGGCCCTGCCCTACCTGCAGGAGGCCTGGCGGCAGCTGCACCCCGATGCCGAGGTGGGTGAGCACCTGGGTCGGGTTCTCTGGGATCTTGGACGCAAGACCGAGGCGCGGGCCATTTGGCGTGAAGCCCTGCGCGCCCACCCCGACAATGCCACGCTGAAGAGGGCGCTGCACCAGTGA
- the hemA gene encoding glutamyl-tRNA reductase, producing MAFSPEQLPLAHRDILDRQLAREVLILSTCNRTEIYAHGLTGGGPEILRDWLRTFHGLDASVLAGQGFQYRGAEVARHLFRVACGLDSMIIGEPQILGQVKDAYQIAADVGATGPVLNRLLHWAFRVAKRVRTETAVGAAPVSVAYAAVSLAKQVLGTLEGRRILLIGAGETIELVATHLREHEVGGFRVANRSRERADALAEKFGASAHGLEEIPTLLKEADLVVSCTASTEPVLPESLVAQILGERDGRHLLLLDLAVPRDIAAGVGQLDGCFLYSLDDLNDIAQAGIRARREAADAAEAIIHDEVADFQRWRDSLDVVPAIRRLREHVEQARQDELKRFYHYLDQGQDPKLVLESFSKALMNKVLHDPISTLRQPCQEATSEALVASLDILFHLSDAEG from the coding sequence GTGGCCTTTTCTCCCGAGCAGTTGCCTCTCGCCCATCGCGACATCCTGGACCGGCAGCTGGCACGTGAGGTGCTCATCCTCTCCACCTGCAACCGTACCGAGATCTATGCGCACGGCCTCACCGGGGGTGGGCCCGAGATCCTGCGCGACTGGCTGCGCACCTTTCATGGTCTCGATGCCTCGGTGCTCGCCGGGCAGGGTTTCCAGTATCGCGGTGCGGAAGTCGCGCGTCACCTTTTCCGGGTGGCGTGTGGTCTGGATTCCATGATCATCGGTGAGCCGCAGATCCTGGGTCAGGTCAAGGATGCCTACCAGATTGCGGCGGACGTGGGAGCCACCGGTCCCGTCCTCAACCGCCTTCTGCACTGGGCCTTCCGCGTGGCCAAGCGGGTACGGACGGAGACGGCCGTCGGTGCGGCCCCGGTCAGCGTGGCCTATGCGGCCGTGAGTCTGGCCAAGCAGGTGCTGGGCACGTTGGAGGGCCGGCGGATATTGCTCATCGGCGCCGGCGAAACCATCGAACTCGTGGCTACCCATCTGCGTGAGCATGAGGTGGGCGGCTTTCGGGTGGCGAATCGCAGCCGGGAGCGGGCGGATGCCCTGGCCGAAAAGTTCGGCGCCAGTGCCCACGGGCTGGAGGAAATCCCAACGCTGTTGAAAGAGGCGGACCTGGTGGTCAGTTGCACGGCCAGCACGGAACCGGTTCTGCCCGAATCCCTGGTGGCCCAGATCCTGGGTGAGCGGGACGGACGCCATCTCCTCCTCCTCGACCTCGCGGTGCCGCGGGATATTGCCGCCGGGGTTGGTCAGCTGGACGGCTGTTTTCTGTACAGCCTGGACGATCTCAACGACATCGCCCAGGCGGGGATTCGGGCGCGGCGAGAGGCAGCCGACGCGGCGGAAGCCATCATCCACGACGAAGTGGCCGACTTTCAGCGCTGGCGCGACAGCCTGGACGTGGTCCCGGCCATTCGCCGCCTGCGTGAGCACGTCGAACAGGCGCGCCAGGACGAACTCAAACGTTTCTACCACTACCTGGATCAGGGGCAAGATCCGAAGCTGGTGCTGGAGTCCTTTTCCAAGGCGCTGATGAACAAGGTCTTGCACGACCCCATTTCCACCCTGCGTCAGCCCTGCCAGGAGGCTACCAGCGAGGCCCTGGTGGCCTCCCTGGATATCCTCTTTCACCTTAGCGACGCCGAGGGATGA